One Cryptomeria japonica unplaced genomic scaffold, Sugi_1.0 HiC_scaffold_821, whole genome shotgun sequence DNA segment encodes these proteins:
- the LOC131057780 gene encoding myricetin 3'/5'-O-methyltransferase 1, which translates to MGSENRCEEIESTEAMLELSYLCTFPMAARAVILLKVPEILSAESSPLTAKQIADRIPGTTTSEAKLERLLQALATYGLFDVSGSNPRAYCLNAMSRLLVKDKNGLSMASMFLLNTEPANLETFQFLHEAVLEEGLVPFEKAHGKPVFQYMGENSQLAEIFHSAMSNLSIKSVLQSYDGFKDVKVLVDVGGGIGRNCSMIKAAYPHISAVNFDMPYVIAKAPKLPGIEHCGGSMFESIPTMGDAMLLKNVLHNWDDVACGRILSNCYSALPGFGKLVIIEILIPKEIDMSARSRVAVSFDLAMMNIFKGGKERTFLQFQDLLKLAGFKDSKVVVNKGVFSIMEAYKI; encoded by the exons ATGGGCAGCGAAAATCGTTGTGAAGAGATTGAAAGCACGGAAGCTATGTTGGAATTATCGTATCTCTGCACATTTCCAATGGCAGCAAGAGCAGTAATTTTGCTGAAGGTGCCTGAAATTCTCTCGGCCGAGTCTTCTCCTCTGACGGCCAAGCAGATCGCGGATCGAATCCCGGGAACCACCACCAGCGAAGCAAAACTAGAGCGTCTTCTACAGGCGCTTGCAACCTATGGCCTATTCGACGTCTCTGGTTCGAATCCCCGGGCCTACTGTTTAAATGCGATGTCGAGACTTCTGGTGAAGGACAAGAACGGGCTATCAATGGCCTCCATGTTTCTGCTTAACACGGAGCCTGCTAATCTTGAGACGTTTCAGTTTCTTCACGAGGCTGTTCTGGAGGAGGGTTTGGTGCCCTTCGAGAAAGCCCACGGAAAGCCCGTGTTTCAGTATATGGGGGAGAATAGCCAACTGGCCGAAATATTTCACTCTGCTATGAGTAATCTGTCGATAAAGAGTGTGTTGCAGAGCTATGATGGATTTAAGGATGTGAAGGTTTTGGTGGACGTTGGGGGAGGAATAGGGCGCAACTGTAGCATGATAAAAGCTGCTTATCCTCACATCTCTGCTGTTAATTTTGACATGCCATATGTCATCGCCAAGGCTCCCAAGCTCCCAG GTATAGAGCATTGCGGAGGTAGCATGTTCGAATCTATTCCTACTATGGGGGATGCAATGCTTCTCAAG AATGTGTTACATAATTGGGATGACGTAGCATGTGGTAGAATTTTGAGCAACTGCTACTCAGCTTTACCAGGATTTGGTAAGCTAGTTATCATTGAAATATTAATTCCAAAGGAGATAGACATGAGTGCTAGATCAAGGGTAGCTGTGagctttgatttggccatgatgaATATTTTTAAAGGTGGTAAAGAACGCACTTTCCTACAATTCCAAGATTTATTGAAGTTGGCTGGATTTAAAGATTCTAAGGTTGTAGTAAATAAAGGTGTGTTCTCCATCATGGAAGCCTACAAAATTTAG